The Chloroflexota bacterium genome segment CGGAATTAGTAGCGGCGGGTTCGTCTTCCGCCTCGGCGGTCATCGTAGCGGCGCTCCTGCCTCTCACGCGGTGGACGCGCCTCGGCGACCGTGATCTGACGCCCTTCGAACTCCTGGCCGTTCAGCCTGTTGATAGCATCCCGCGCAGCTTCGTCGGTGGCCATCTCTACAAAACCAAAGCCCTTGGAGACGTTAGTCATGCGATCGGAGATAATGGTT includes the following:
- a CDS encoding RNA-binding protein, producing the protein MTKKLYVGNLNYSVTADALRNLFTTIGEVVSATIISDRMTNVSKGFGFVEMATDEAARDAINRLNGQEFEGRQITVAEARPPRERQERRYDDRRGGRRTRRY